One segment of Acidobacteriota bacterium DNA contains the following:
- a CDS encoding FG-GAP repeat protein yields the protein LGAVGDFNGDGKPDVMWRNRVSGANAVWYLDGVAVTGTAPFVAVGTTWELSD from the coding sequence ACCTGGGGGCGGTGGGGGACTTCAACGGGGACGGGAAGCCGGACGTGATGTGGCGGAACCGGGTCAGCGGGGCGAACGCGGTGTGGTACCTGGACGGGGTGGCGGTGACGGGCACCGCCCCCTTCGTTGCGGTCGGCACGACCTGGGAACTGTCGGACTAA
- a CDS encoding formylglycine-generating enzyme family protein yields the protein MRKYAAQRLIRFASLLFALLLGLAGAPLAQTHWYGVHLTEAAPWVTTLHVHNNGDAEAPFTLTVRGADGTPVHQEEYVAPGRGAAVLVFPTGAGYAPGPGEVLMTPVEGTFEVTAASGKVRPRVCYRYGSTPSVSEFFLRSTWALEYLLPNTVQSHFSWAGVAMMNPGGNPLVVTLTAFRGGTARGETTVTVGPGAKYVRLSTEIWAGLGYTDFDHVRVSAASPFPPPITIVGNTAQDRHVYFNGEATDTDLPPAGGTTVAVDPIAGNLRCVPAGTFTQGSTGVPCQGMDEGAFTHRLTRSVAMMETEVTRGMWAALRVLRPSLPEDPCGVATSPDHPLVEATWYEAVLFANLLSLERGLTPCYYTDASRAVPIDATNYADNDAVHCAFDAPGYRLPTEGEWECACRAGTTTPFFVPEPGYTTGNCSQSSVAGMYLVLETVVRFKGNSGGAGTPFPVGELLPNAWSLYDLSGNVSEWVWDRYEWYPSGSLVDYTGPAGGSMHTTRGGCWESDARHVRSSSRGSTNRYMRHEDVGFRLVRTMP from the coding sequence ACGTCCACAACAACGGCGATGCCGAGGCCCCCTTCACCCTGACCGTCCGGGGGGCCGACGGGACGCCGGTCCACCAGGAGGAGTACGTCGCCCCCGGCCGCGGCGCGGCGGTCCTCGTCTTCCCCACGGGCGCCGGTTACGCCCCGGGCCCGGGGGAGGTCCTGATGACGCCCGTGGAAGGGACCTTCGAGGTGACCGCGGCGTCCGGGAAGGTCCGGCCAAGGGTGTGCTACCGCTACGGCTCCACCCCCTCCGTCTCGGAGTTCTTCCTCCGCTCCACCTGGGCCCTGGAGTACCTGCTGCCCAACACGGTGCAGTCCCACTTCTCCTGGGCGGGGGTTGCGATGATGAACCCCGGCGGCAACCCCCTCGTGGTGACCCTGACGGCCTTCCGGGGCGGGACGGCCCGGGGCGAGACGACGGTGACGGTGGGCCCCGGGGCGAAGTACGTCCGGCTCTCCACCGAGATCTGGGCCGGGCTCGGATACACGGACTTCGACCATGTCCGGGTCTCGGCCGCGTCCCCGTTCCCGCCCCCCATCACCATCGTGGGCAACACCGCCCAGGACCGCCACGTCTACTTCAACGGCGAGGCCACCGACACGGATCTGCCCCCGGCCGGGGGGACGACGGTCGCGGTGGACCCCATCGCCGGGAACCTTCGCTGCGTCCCCGCCGGGACCTTCACCCAGGGGAGCACCGGGGTCCCGTGCCAGGGGATGGACGAGGGCGCCTTCACCCACCGCTTGACCCGCTCCGTCGCCATGATGGAAACGGAGGTCACCCGGGGGATGTGGGCGGCCCTGCGCGTCCTCCGGCCCTCCCTCCCGGAGGACCCCTGCGGGGTGGCGACCTCTCCGGATCACCCGCTGGTGGAGGCGACCTGGTACGAGGCCGTCCTCTTCGCCAACCTCCTCTCCCTCGAGCGGGGGCTGACCCCGTGCTACTACACCGACGCCTCGCGGGCGGTCCCCATCGACGCCACGAACTACGCCGACAACGACGCCGTTCACTGCGCGTTCGACGCCCCGGGCTACCGGCTCCCGACGGAAGGGGAGTGGGAGTGCGCCTGCCGGGCGGGCACGACGACCCCCTTCTTCGTCCCGGAACCCGGCTACACCACCGGGAATTGCAGCCAGTCGTCCGTTGCCGGGATGTACCTGGTCCTGGAGACGGTGGTCCGGTTCAAGGGGAACAGCGGCGGTGCCGGCACGCCCTTCCCGGTGGGGGAACTCCTGCCGAACGCCTGGTCCCTGTACGACCTGTCCGGCAACGTGAGCGAGTGGGTCTGGGACCGGTACGAGTGGTATCCGTCGGGCAGCCTCGTCGATTACACGGGGCCGGCCGGCGGCAGCATGCACACGACCCGGGGAGGATGCTGGGAATCCGACGCCCGGCATGTTCGTTCGTCGAGCCGGGGAAGCACCAACCGGTACATGCGGCACGAAGACGTCGGGTTCCGCCTCGTCCGGACGATGCCGTGA